The genomic interval AAGGAGTAGATCAAAGCTGCAGCATCTACATCATAAAAGGAGACCAGACCCTCCTCATAATCCACAAACACCCCCACCTTCTCAGGACCAGGCTGGACATGGAGACGGACTGGAGGTTCAGCATTAGCTTCGTACTCATTTCCATTTCTCAACCAAACAGTCCAGAAACCATTCTGGGGACTCAGAGTGATTATTCCCTTCCTGTCAACAGACTCTCTGGCCACTCCTAAATCCCACTTAGTCTTTCCTTTAACCTGAACCTCAAAGTAAAATCTGCCTGAAGAGAAACTCTGATGTCCTAAAACATTAATATACTGAGAAAACCTCTCTGGGTTGTCTGGAAGATTCTTCCTCACGTCTCCATATTTCATCTGTTTTCCATCATCAGACAGAATGAGGTCAGGATGAGCTGTATCAGGATCCAGAGTCACATCCACTGCATACTGCTGGACCCTCTTCAGCTCCAACATCTTCTTcatctcctccagcagctgagcagcagctctCACCACAGTCCCCTCATATGATGGAGGATGAACTCTGATCTCTGTCCAGTTCTTGGTGGGTGGAGCAGTTTTCAGGGAGGAGAAGCtttggaggaggtggaggtggtctTCAGACTGTGAGAGCTGCTTCACCTCAGAGCTCCTCTTCATAAACTCAGAGATTTCCTGCTCCAGATTTTTAATGAAGTCTTCAGCCTGTTTCtctgcagttttctgtttgtcttggaTCTCCTTGATGAGCTCCTTCAGGCCTCTCTCAGCAGCCTCCTTCAGAGCAGTGAAGACCTGAACACCTtctgctttctctctgtctgcagCATCTTTACTGATCTTCACCGACTCTTTGATCTCCTGGATCTTCACTCGTCTGCTCTGGATCATCTTCTGAACTTTAGCCTCGGTCttcttcagctctgccttctttcctTCAGATTCTTCTCTCAGAGGAACAAACTCATGGTTCTTGTGGTCTAGAACAGGACAGAGCGAGCAGACACATGTCTGGTCGGTCCTACAGAACAGCTCCAGATGTTTATCGTGCTGCAGACACATCCTGTCCTCCAGGTTCTCCACAGGCTCCATCAGCTGATGTTTCTTCAGACGTGGAGTGGTCAGATGAGGCTCCAGGTGAGTCTGACAGTAGGAGAGCAGACACACCAGGCAGGACTTCAGGGCCTTCAGCTTGGTTCCAGTGCAGACGTCACAGGGAACTTCTCCTGGTTTGgcagctgagctgctgctgctgctggcttccTGCTGAGCTTCATGTCTGAACTGAGCAACCATCTCTTTGATCAAGGTGTTGACTCTCAGCTGAGGTCTAGAGGTGAAAATCTCTTTGCACAGGGGACACTTGTAGGGAACATTAGCCTCCCAATAGTGAGTGATGCAGGCTTTGCAGAAGTTGTGTCCACATGGTGTGGTGACTGGATCAGTGAACACATCCAGACAGATGGAGCACAGAAACTGATTCTCAGACCGCAGGTTGCTGCCAGAAGACATTTCTGAACTCTGAGGACAGATCATGgaaaacagtttgtttaaaattgttaaATGTTGTGGTTCTTCATCactctttacatttttctgaGTCCAGAAGAAAAGTTCTCAGCTTCCTAGTTGTTGTTAAAGTTGTTAGTAGAAAGTCAGTAAATGTGTTTCCTGCTGAACTCACAAGTATCAGAGTCTGTAGTTGAGAAGAAACAGATGGACTTAGTTGGTCTTCAGTAGAAAACAGGAAGGTTTCTCTCGATGGCAGCTCAGGCTGTACTCTGAGAAACTTTCACTTTCATTTCTTGAAAGTGACGTTTTGACTCAGGACTGATTCACAGAATCACAGGAAGAGAGTCTTTTCCTGAGAGCTGATCAtgtgctgccctctgctggacaaaaacacaacctcACATGGAGGTTTAAGTCTTTCACATAACGACTTTAATCAAAAGGCCTGAATATGCActaatttacaaattcaattgcagaaaaagtatatttttaccTCTAAGATCAACTGACATTAAATCTCAAAATGTTAATATAGCAGAAATATCCTCCATTTTTTATACCTGCGTATACGTGGGCTGTGAGAGAGCTGCTACTCTGAATGGGAAAATAATAGTATTTGTGAAATATGCACTGAATTAAGTTTCTGCATATACACCACACAGACACTTTACCAGATGGTGGCCTGAAATGTTTACATGTCAAGACGACTGTGTACTTCCTTTATGGTCACTTGACCATAGCTATGACTGTTAAGATAACTGTTAAATGTAAACGTACCAAAGAGAACCTGATGTCTGGTACCAGAGATCTCATCAAGACTGTCAGAAAGTTTCATGCCATCAAGAATGATTCATGAAGATGTAAACAACTACTGAGAATCTCCATATATATCCGTGTCTTGCATGTCATTCTATGACATATTGTGTTTCTGCTGGTGTGTGTGAGACTTTTTATGTGCTAAAGAAATCTCTCCAGTCAGCTGGAGAACCTCTGAAATCTTGTTCCTGAGTCGTTTTGATAacatatttttaagaaaagactTTTTTCCTTCTCCCATTTTCTCCTCCGACCACACTTGGTGCCAAAACCAAGCTATAGCTTGAGCTATACCTGGGTTGCTGGAACAGGTAAGGAACAATCTTGGAAGATGTCAAATAACTGGCTGTGCCACCTGATAAAAATGAGAGTAAAACATTCTGATCTGCCCATTCTGGCCAGCCCATGTGTGTTCTTGTAGTCAGAGCTGAAGTGAACCTTGTGGGGGAAATAAGTCTGTGTTTAGTTGTGGTTAAGCACAGTGTTTTACCAGACAAATATTCAGGCACATATAGAATTGACAAAAGCGGTCAGTAGGGACTCACAAACTGGTCTGGTCATAAATCTCAGAGGACCATGTGTGAATGAAAGTTTACAAACTTAGTGTGGTGAACAAATCTTATCAGTGTTGATAGAATACATGTGATGAAAGCTGTATGTCTGGGATGAACAGCggcaatgtttctttttttatctccattttCTCTGCTTCGATTATTTGGTGACCCCCATCTCCAGCGCTAAATGGGCGAGAGGCTGGTAGCAGAAATATAATTTAGTTAGCTGAAAATCGGGGCTTGATGATGTCATTTGTGCCAACAGCAGCTCATAAGGAAAACTGAAGAATCAAAAGCACCGTTACTTTCCACCCGTTTATTAGTAGtaacaatcaatcaatcatcaatcaatcaaattttattgtcaattacaatttgcattgcaatcaaAGAATctgttccagtacaaccgtccatcacatacacttaaacaaacaaacatttggggggaacgattgactgag from Fundulus heteroclitus isolate FHET01 chromosome 21, MU-UCD_Fhet_4.1, whole genome shotgun sequence carries:
- the LOC118556858 gene encoding E3 ubiquitin-protein ligase TRIM21-like, which translates into the protein MSSGSNLRSENQFLCSICLDVFTDPVTTPCGHNFCKACITHYWEANVPYKCPLCKEIFTSRPQLRVNTLIKEMVAQFRHEAQQEASSSSSSAAKPGEVPCDVCTGTKLKALKSCLVCLLSYCQTHLEPHLTTPRLKKHQLMEPVENLEDRMCLQHDKHLELFCRTDQTCVCSLCPVLDHKNHEFVPLREESEGKKAELKKTEAKVQKMIQSRRVKIQEIKESVKISKDAADREKAEGVQVFTALKEAAERGLKELIKEIQDKQKTAEKQAEDFIKNLEQEISEFMKRSSEVKQLSQSEDHLHLLQSFSSLKTAPPTKNWTEIRVHPPSYEGTVVRAAAQLLEEMKKMLELKRVQQYAVDVTLDPDTAHPDLILSDDGKQMKYGDVRKNLPDNPERFSQYINVLGHQSFSSGRFYFEVQVKGKTKWDLGVARESVDRKGIITLSPQNGFWTVWLRNGNEYEANAEPPVRLHVQPGPEKVGVFVDYEEGLVSFYDVDAAALIYSFTGCCFTEKLYPYFSPCLNDGGENSAPLIIC